A window of the Cheilinus undulatus linkage group 21, ASM1832078v1, whole genome shotgun sequence genome harbors these coding sequences:
- the LOC121503470 gene encoding uncharacterized protein LOC121503470, with amino-acid sequence MEGNLQGGSSDVAAMHVKTEAVDENTSALGLGSQESPAPCGGTACRGGGGGGGGVDQTAEELADTELHAATTTTPVLLYPVSTDRFFTTAGDGKTYLKIAPASVMPPAPSEKTLPSGSDFSSKAVLCLIEAVGRRWGLYETRERSQLFQSVQEEMASKGHVLPVEKIRRKWNNLIVTYKRVKDRSRETGHAKTSWEFFDLMDATLSDTVGTQIINNKRLKGGNTVPTLPSPLAKIAAKPKAPPPTSTVRPNGDFASSDSVDQGVISSQMISSTAAVSSATTATISPIQAPELKPLIVLNSDIVTTSIHPASIVPSPSFISAPCFTETASTSPSLGSSSNTDLHTSHYAGRKAPSFPSGVIPFRLSNAPVGSNQSLLSFSSSFPPSVSSSLPTSLSAAALSGSESQNQKGNQEQSGTVAFQEILKRQEEHAYLDRVGRRRVEAREKRRERREVRMAESLGRIATALELLSSKQDTVIALLQRLADRK; translated from the exons ATGGAGGGAAACCTGCAGGGAGGCAGCAGCGACGTCGCTGCAATGCATGTGAAGACCGAGGCTGTCGATGAGAACACATCTGCGCTGGGTTTGGGCAGCCAGGAGTCGCCTGCGCCCTGCGGAGGTACCGcatgcagaggaggaggaggaggaggaggaggagtggatcAGACTGCAGAGGAGCTGGCTGACACGGAGCTGCATGCAGCCACGACAACTACCCCCGTGCTGCTGT ATCCCGTGAGCACAGACCGCTTCTTCACCACAGCAGGAGATGGGAAAACGTACCTGAAGATAGCTCCAG CCTCAGTGATGCCTCCTGCTCCGTCAGAGAAGACGCTCCCCTCCGGCTCTGATTTCTCCTCCAAAGCCGTTTTGTGCCTGATCGAGGCCGTTGGCCGCCGCTGGGGCCTGTATGAAACCCGGGAACGCTCTCAGCTCTTTCAGAGTGTCCAGGAGGAGATGGCGTCTAAGGGGCACGTGCTCCCTGTGGAAAAGATCCGCCGCAAGTGGAACAACCTGATCGTCACGTACAAGAGAGTCAAGGACCGCAGCCGTGAGACGGGGCACGCTAAGACTTCCTGGGAGTTCTTTGAT tTGATGGACGCCACACTCTCTGACACAGTTGGAACTCAGATCATCAACAACAAAAGACTCAAAGGTGGGAACACTGTCCCCACGCTGCCTTCTCCTTTGGCAAAGATAGCTGCAAAGCCAAAGGCTCCACCGCCCACCTCCACAGTCCGCCCTAACGGGGACTTTGCTTCAAGCGACAGTGTGGATCAGGGAGTCATCAGCAGTCAGATGATCAGTAgcactgctgctgtttcttcAGCTACCACAGCGACTATTAGCCCAATACAAGCTCCAGAGCTTAAGCCCCTGATCGTCCTCAACAGTGACATCGTTACTACAAGTATTCACCCAGCATCCATTGTGCCATCTCCATCTTTTATCTCCGCGCCTTGTTTTACAGAAACGGCTTCTACTTCCCCTTCTCTTGGCTCCAGTAGCAACACGGACCTCCACACATCGCACTACGCAGGCcgtaaagctccatcattcccATCAGGTGTCATCCCCTTTCGCCTTAGCAATGCACCAGTTGGCAGCAATCAGAGTCTCCTaagcttctcctcctctttccccCCTAgtgtttcctcctctctccccacCTCCTTATCTGCAGCAGCACTGTCGGGATCAGAAAGTCAGAACCAGAAAGGAAACCAGGAGCAGTCAGGAACTGTGGCATTCCAGGAGATCCTGAAGAGACAGGAGGAGCACGCCTATCTGGATCGAGTGGGTCGGCGCAGGGTGGAGGCCAGAGAGAAGAGGCGTGAGAGGAGGGAGGTGAGGATGGCAGAGTCTCTCGGTAGGATAGCCACAGCCCTGGAGCTGCTCTCCTCCAAACAGGACACGGTCATTGCACTCCTTCAAAGACTGGCTGATCGCAAGTGA
- the LOC121503868 gene encoding uncharacterized protein LOC121503868 isoform X1, with protein sequence MALRHKLLRFSRKIIFSPFFLEKEDGPHETWRMLSFWGSGGISKLSFVSFDPPLRLDPVKEEKMRRKCFLEEEDSDEEEVRGRKVSRRHLKRISYCEEEEVVDEDDEDEDMEEDDEQPGPSNGFNQRAQETSESLQNLYILPVTCENKKGTLHKEKFEKGESCIKCEGQWFSPSGFENFCGRGAMKKWKSSILYKNNPLQFWIEKGLLSTKGFKRRASGTTKRKISSSDSSSKEYEGHSAEENDKDDSRDEDWLPDSDELMVENKNKKAGAENGGGDSSEVEAANDVYDCGGRGKHLSKKEKMGQALKGEPKVVLKRLPVAKLDPQSISMGHSASGSWRGPLDGDTQKEAERGLITSTQEDSLDSAAEASPLKNMQMPVRAFIADENNAPEELTQSDTRMQDGQRDVKTEPADSLLHSAENSEILPETKMGGSIPRPSTSCDQDMMDLEQLKREKIKMQLKVLKLQEEYYTLEIKKHKK encoded by the exons ATGGCTTTGCGACACAAACTCCTCCGGTTCTCGAgaaagattattttttcacctttttttctcgAGAAAGAGGATGGACCTCACGAGACTTGGAGGATGTTGTCATTTTGGGGGAGTGGCGGCATTTCAAAATTAAGTTTCGTTTCCTTCGACCCGCCGTTGAGGTTGGACCCTGTGAAG gaggagaaaatgagaagaaaatgttttttagaagAGGAAGACTCAGACGAAGAAGAAGTAAGAGGCAGAAAAGTTAGCCGAAGACATCTAAAGAGAATCAGTTAttgtgaagaagaagaagttgtTGACGAAGATGACGAAGATGAGGACATGGAGGAGGATGACGAGCAGCCAGGTCCTTCCAACGGCTTTAACCAGAGAGCACAAG aaaCATCCGAATCGCTGCAAAATCTATACATCTTACCTGTTActtgtgaaaataaaaagggCACTCTGCATAAAGAAAAATTTGAAAAGG GTGAGTCATGCATCAAGTGCGAGGGCCAATGGTTTTCCCCGAGTGGATTTGAAAACTTCTGTGGCAGAGGCGcaatgaaaaaatggaaaagctCTATCCTCTATAAAAATAACCCCCTGCAGTTTTGGATTGAG AAAGGTCTGCTTAGTACGAAAGGATTTAAAAGGAGAGCGTCAGGGACTACAAAG AGAAAAATTTCATCATCAGACAGCTCATCTAAAG AGTATGAAGGCCATTCTGCAGAGGAGAATGACAAAGATGACTCCAGAGATGAAGACTGGCTTCCAGATAGTGATGAACTGATGGTggagaataaaaacaagaagGCAGGAGCTGAAAACGGGGGAGGAGACTCATCTGAAGTTGAAGCTGCTAACGACGTTTATGACTGTGGAG GAAGGGGAAAACATTtgtcaaaaaaggagaaaatgggACAAGCACTGAAGGGGGAACCCAAAGTTGTGCTTAAGAGGCTTCCAGTG GCCAAACTAGATCCTCAGTCCATCTCCATGGGGCACTCAGCATCAG GCAGTTGGCGAGGTCCGTTGGACGGGGACACacaaaaagaagcagagagaggaTTAATCACATCAACACAAGAAGACTCTCTGGACTCAGCAGCAGAAGCATctcctttaaaaaatatgcagATGCCTGTCAGAGCTTTCATTGCAGATGAAAACAATGCTCCAGAGGAGTTAACTCAAAGTGATACAAGGATGCAAGACGGACAAAGAGACGTAAAAACTGAACCAGCAGATTCTCTACTTCATTCTGCAGAAAATTCTGAAATCCTGCCTGAAACCAAAATGGGAGGATCCATCCCCAGACCTTCGACCAGCTGTGATCAGGACATGATGGACCTTGAACAACTGAAGAGGGAGAAAATCAAAATGCAGTTGAAAGTCTTGAAGTTGCAGGAGGAATACTACactttagaaataaagaaacataaaaaataa
- the ccdc97 gene encoding coiled-coil domain-containing protein 97 isoform X2 has translation MWGEIDPPVKTESSLQDIKDKSKTPKEGEKCSQTTDTAQPPQETQCFSQEESSCINAMIEAIAKSGSPVKSQQIGEAELTLKERREELLKQYRSKPLVFMERYHAFLKPQDLSAFTHVSSDPRAQHYSKVIQRRAAGCTNRTRVRNQRYAALRALQREGQYFSEEQMRMREPLLYEQYIGQYLTDEEVLERSQEAMQDDAQGAPAGGTGGLAHLLLNSYQERLIQNRLQEEQEREEGAQEEEEDEEDEEDSPQQKGWEPNPEEKALLREEFISQMHQRFLDGKDKDFNYSEVDENPDYDNLDIVSRDAEDKYFDEDDEEEEEEVEDMEEQNMTG, from the exons atgtGGGGAGAAATAGACCCTCCAGTTAAAACTGAATCGAGTTTACAGGATATTAAAGACAAGAGTAAAACCCCAAAAGAAGGAGAGAAATGTTCCCAAACAACAGACACAGCGCAGCCACCGCAGGAAACCCAG TGCTTTAGCCAGGAAGAGTCTTCCTGTATAAATGCCATGATAGAGGCCATAGCCAAGAGTGGGAGTCCAGTGAAGAGCCAGCAGATAGGAGAGGCTGAGCTCACCCTGAAGGAGCGCAGAGAGGAGCTGCTGAAACAGTACAGGAGCAAACCTCTGGTGTTCATGGAGAGGTACCAT gCCTTCCTAAAGCCCCAAGACCTCTCAGCGTTCACCCACGTCAGCTCAGATCCCCGGGCCCAGCACTACAGCAAAGTGATCCAGAGAAGAGCGGCAGGTTGTACCAACAGGACCAGGGTCAGAAACCAGCGCTATGCTGCTCTCAGAGCCCTGCAAAGGG AGGGTCAGTATTTCAGTGAAGAGCAGATGCGGATGAGGGAGCCCCTGCTGTATGAACAATATATCGGCCAGTACCTGACTGATGAAGAG GTACTGGAGCGCTCCCAGGAGGCCATGCAGGATGATGCACAGGGAGCACCAGCAGGGGGCACAGGAGGGCTCGCACACCTCCTCCTCAACTCCTACCAGGAGCGCCTCATCCAGAACCGTCTTCAggaagagcaggagagagaggagggggcccaggaggaggaggaggatgaagaagatGAGG AGGATTCTCCCCAGCAGAAAGGATGGGAGCCAAACCCAGAGGAGAAGGCTCTGCTAAGGGAGGAGTTCATCAGCCAGATGCACCAACGCTTCCTGGACGGCAAAGACAAGGATTTCAACTACAG TGAGGTGGATGAGAACCCAGACTACGACAACTTGGACATTGTCAGCAGAGATGCAGAAGATAAATACtttgatgaagatgatgaagaagaagaagaggaggtggAAGACATGGAGGAGCAAAACATGACAGGATAA
- the ccdc97 gene encoding coiled-coil domain-containing protein 97 isoform X1: MESGLLTGTGNPCSQLACLKVAMWGEIDPPVKTESSLQDIKDKSKTPKEGEKCSQTTDTAQPPQETQCFSQEESSCINAMIEAIAKSGSPVKSQQIGEAELTLKERREELLKQYRSKPLVFMERYHAFLKPQDLSAFTHVSSDPRAQHYSKVIQRRAAGCTNRTRVRNQRYAALRALQREGQYFSEEQMRMREPLLYEQYIGQYLTDEEVLERSQEAMQDDAQGAPAGGTGGLAHLLLNSYQERLIQNRLQEEQEREEGAQEEEEDEEDEEDSPQQKGWEPNPEEKALLREEFISQMHQRFLDGKDKDFNYSEVDENPDYDNLDIVSRDAEDKYFDEDDEEEEEEVEDMEEQNMTG, translated from the exons ATGGAAAGTGGTCTATTAACCG GCACTGGAAATCCGTGTAGTCAGCTAGCttgcttaaaagtggcaatgtGGGGAGAAATAGACCCTCCAGTTAAAACTGAATCGAGTTTACAGGATATTAAAGACAAGAGTAAAACCCCAAAAGAAGGAGAGAAATGTTCCCAAACAACAGACACAGCGCAGCCACCGCAGGAAACCCAG TGCTTTAGCCAGGAAGAGTCTTCCTGTATAAATGCCATGATAGAGGCCATAGCCAAGAGTGGGAGTCCAGTGAAGAGCCAGCAGATAGGAGAGGCTGAGCTCACCCTGAAGGAGCGCAGAGAGGAGCTGCTGAAACAGTACAGGAGCAAACCTCTGGTGTTCATGGAGAGGTACCAT gCCTTCCTAAAGCCCCAAGACCTCTCAGCGTTCACCCACGTCAGCTCAGATCCCCGGGCCCAGCACTACAGCAAAGTGATCCAGAGAAGAGCGGCAGGTTGTACCAACAGGACCAGGGTCAGAAACCAGCGCTATGCTGCTCTCAGAGCCCTGCAAAGGG AGGGTCAGTATTTCAGTGAAGAGCAGATGCGGATGAGGGAGCCCCTGCTGTATGAACAATATATCGGCCAGTACCTGACTGATGAAGAG GTACTGGAGCGCTCCCAGGAGGCCATGCAGGATGATGCACAGGGAGCACCAGCAGGGGGCACAGGAGGGCTCGCACACCTCCTCCTCAACTCCTACCAGGAGCGCCTCATCCAGAACCGTCTTCAggaagagcaggagagagaggagggggcccaggaggaggaggaggatgaagaagatGAGG AGGATTCTCCCCAGCAGAAAGGATGGGAGCCAAACCCAGAGGAGAAGGCTCTGCTAAGGGAGGAGTTCATCAGCCAGATGCACCAACGCTTCCTGGACGGCAAAGACAAGGATTTCAACTACAG TGAGGTGGATGAGAACCCAGACTACGACAACTTGGACATTGTCAGCAGAGATGCAGAAGATAAATACtttgatgaagatgatgaagaagaagaagaggaggtggAAGACATGGAGGAGCAAAACATGACAGGATAA
- the LOC121529566 gene encoding GTPase IMAP family member 9-like, protein MALLAHPTPGGSGERAPEDYASRKEWGRQELKWEHHPWKKPLRIMLLGKSGAGKSSSGNTILGRVEFKSDMRVVRATQHCKKSEGMVKDVPVDENAKEDVPVIVIDTPGFFEPDRKDQIVRDILKRVKLTEPGPHAFVFVVPVGRMTQEDQDTQTLIESKFGPKVWDHTIVLFTHGDRLKGKTINSVVSESDEAFRDFIRKCSGGFHVFNNKDEQDQTQVTKLIEKIQTMVALNGNNYYSTKMYPEEERKIREKQESILTERDAEIRHEERRLEEQHRENELEEGKYGLWMREEEEARKAAEKETQKKHVKQKIVKVIAVAGLPIIVVVTAMLLRRYRHS, encoded by the exons ATGGCGCT ACTTGCCCATCCCACACCAGGAGGATCTGGAGAGAG AGCCCCTGAGGATTATGCTTCTCGGAAAGAGTGGGGCCGGCAAGAGCTCAAGTGGGAACACCATCCTTGGAAGA AGCCCCTGAGGATTATGCTTCTCGGAAAGAGTGGGGCCGGCAAAAGCTCAAGTGGGAACACCATCCTTGGAAGAGTTGAGTTTAAATCAGACATGAGGGTAGTGAGAGCCACTCAACACTGTAAGAAAAGCGAGGGGATGGTGAAAGATGTGCCTGTAGATGAGAATGCTAAAGAAGATGTTCCTGTCATTGTCATCGACACACCCGGCTTTTTTGAGCCTGATCGTAAGGATCAAATCGTTCGAGACATACTCAAGCGTGTCAAACTCACAGAGCCAGGACCTCACGCCTTCGTGTTTGTAGTCCCTGTTGGACGGATGACCCAGGAAGATCAAGACACCCAGACGCTGATCGAGTCAAAGTTTGGCccaaaagtttgggatcacaCCATTGTGCTGTTCACCCATGGTGATCGCTTGAAAGGAAAAACAATCAACTCTGTGGTTTCTGAGAGCGACGAGGCCTTCCGCGACTTCATACGCAAGTGTAGCGGCGGCTTCCACGTCTTCAACAACAAAGACGAACAAGACCAGACTCAGGTGACGAAGCTCATAGAGAAGATCCAGACCATGGTGGCCCTGAATGGAAACAACTATTACAGCACAAAAATGTATcctgaagaggagaggaagatcAGGGAAAAGCAGGAGAgcatcctgacagagagagaTGCTGAGATCAGGCATGAGGAGAGACGGCTGGAGGAGCAACACAGGGAGAATGAGCTGGAGGAGGGGAAGTATGGGCTGTGgatgagagaagaagaagaagcaaggAAGGCTGCGGAAAAGGAGACTCAGAAGAAACATGTCAAGCAGAAGATTGTGAAAGTAATAGCAGTAGCAGGCCTACCCATAATAGTGGTGGTAACTGCAATGTTACTGCGCCGTTACCGCCACAGCTAA
- the LOC121503868 gene encoding uncharacterized protein LOC121503868 isoform X2, protein MALRHKLLRFSRKIIFSPFFLEKEDGPHETWRMLSFWGSGGISKLSFVSFDPPLRLDPVKEEKMRRKCFLEEEDSDEEEVRGRKVSRRHLKRISYCEEEEVVDEDDEDEDMEEDDEQPGPSNGFNQRAQETSESLQNLYILPVTCENKKGTLHKEKFEKGESCIKCEGQWFSPSGFENFCGRGAMKKWKSSILYKNNPLQFWIEKGLLSTKGFKRRASGTTKRKISSSDSSSKEYEGHSAEENDKDDSRDEDWLPDSDELMVENKNKKAGAENGGGDSSEVEAANDVYDCGGRGKHLSKKEKMGQALKGEPKVVLKRLPVAKLDPQSISMGHSASVGEVRWTGTHKKKQRED, encoded by the exons ATGGCTTTGCGACACAAACTCCTCCGGTTCTCGAgaaagattattttttcacctttttttctcgAGAAAGAGGATGGACCTCACGAGACTTGGAGGATGTTGTCATTTTGGGGGAGTGGCGGCATTTCAAAATTAAGTTTCGTTTCCTTCGACCCGCCGTTGAGGTTGGACCCTGTGAAG gaggagaaaatgagaagaaaatgttttttagaagAGGAAGACTCAGACGAAGAAGAAGTAAGAGGCAGAAAAGTTAGCCGAAGACATCTAAAGAGAATCAGTTAttgtgaagaagaagaagttgtTGACGAAGATGACGAAGATGAGGACATGGAGGAGGATGACGAGCAGCCAGGTCCTTCCAACGGCTTTAACCAGAGAGCACAAG aaaCATCCGAATCGCTGCAAAATCTATACATCTTACCTGTTActtgtgaaaataaaaagggCACTCTGCATAAAGAAAAATTTGAAAAGG GTGAGTCATGCATCAAGTGCGAGGGCCAATGGTTTTCCCCGAGTGGATTTGAAAACTTCTGTGGCAGAGGCGcaatgaaaaaatggaaaagctCTATCCTCTATAAAAATAACCCCCTGCAGTTTTGGATTGAG AAAGGTCTGCTTAGTACGAAAGGATTTAAAAGGAGAGCGTCAGGGACTACAAAG AGAAAAATTTCATCATCAGACAGCTCATCTAAAG AGTATGAAGGCCATTCTGCAGAGGAGAATGACAAAGATGACTCCAGAGATGAAGACTGGCTTCCAGATAGTGATGAACTGATGGTggagaataaaaacaagaagGCAGGAGCTGAAAACGGGGGAGGAGACTCATCTGAAGTTGAAGCTGCTAACGACGTTTATGACTGTGGAG GAAGGGGAAAACATTtgtcaaaaaaggagaaaatgggACAAGCACTGAAGGGGGAACCCAAAGTTGTGCTTAAGAGGCTTCCAGTG GCCAAACTAGATCCTCAGTCCATCTCCATGGGGCACTCAGCATCAG TTGGCGAGGTCCGTTGGACGGGGACACacaaaaagaagcagagagaggaTTAA